Proteins found in one Quadrisphaera sp. RL12-1S genomic segment:
- a CDS encoding Glu/Leu/Phe/Val family dehydrogenase: protein MPAQQTPAPARGTATLNDARAQLAAAVELLGYDRGTYDLLSVPRREVSVSIPLRRDDGTVEVLTGHRVQHNYSRGPGKGGVRFSPRVDLDEVRALAMWMTWKCALLDVPYGGAKGGVRIDPRQYSAAELERVTRRFTSEISPLIGPTQDIPAPDVGTDEQTMAWMMDTYSVGAGHTVLGVVTGKPISLGGSLGRASATSRGVVHVALAALRHLGLDPRGCTAAVQGFGKVGRGTARFLAEAGVAVRAVSDQDGAVAALDGAAGLDVAALEAHVDATGSVAGFRGGVAIVGEELLTADVDLLVPAAVEGVLHEGNAADVRARLVVEGANGPTTAAADALLAARGVLVVPDILANAGGVIVSYFEWVQANQAYWWSEDEVEARLADRMTSAWQQVLAQSQRHGVDLRSAATSLAVQRVAEAHVLRGLYP, encoded by the coding sequence ATCCCCGCCCAGCAGACCCCGGCGCCCGCACGAGGTACGGCGACGCTCAACGACGCCCGCGCGCAGCTGGCGGCTGCCGTGGAGCTGCTCGGGTACGACCGCGGCACCTACGACCTGCTGTCGGTGCCGCGCCGCGAGGTGAGCGTCAGCATCCCGCTGCGCCGCGACGACGGCACCGTGGAGGTGCTCACCGGTCACCGCGTGCAGCACAACTACTCCCGCGGGCCGGGCAAGGGCGGCGTCCGCTTCAGCCCGCGCGTGGACCTCGACGAGGTGCGCGCCCTGGCGATGTGGATGACGTGGAAGTGCGCCCTGCTCGACGTCCCCTACGGCGGGGCCAAGGGCGGGGTGCGCATCGACCCGCGCCAGTACTCCGCCGCGGAGCTCGAGCGCGTCACCCGCCGGTTCACCAGCGAGATCTCCCCGCTCATCGGCCCGACGCAGGACATCCCCGCCCCCGACGTCGGCACCGACGAGCAGACGATGGCCTGGATGATGGACACCTACTCCGTCGGCGCGGGCCACACCGTGCTGGGCGTGGTGACCGGCAAGCCGATCTCGCTCGGCGGGTCGCTGGGACGGGCCTCGGCCACCTCCCGCGGCGTCGTCCACGTGGCGCTGGCCGCCCTGCGCCACCTCGGCCTCGACCCCCGGGGCTGCACCGCCGCGGTGCAGGGCTTCGGCAAGGTCGGGCGCGGCACCGCGCGGTTCCTGGCCGAGGCCGGCGTGGCGGTGCGGGCGGTCAGCGACCAGGACGGCGCGGTGGCGGCGCTCGACGGCGCCGCCGGCCTCGACGTCGCGGCGCTCGAGGCGCACGTCGACGCGACCGGCTCGGTCGCCGGGTTCCGCGGCGGCGTCGCCATCGTGGGCGAGGAGCTGCTGACGGCCGACGTCGACCTGCTCGTGCCCGCCGCGGTGGAGGGCGTGCTGCACGAGGGCAACGCGGCCGACGTCCGCGCCCGGCTCGTGGTCGAGGGCGCCAACGGACCGACGACGGCGGCGGCCGACGCCCTGCTCGCCGCGCGGGGCGTGCTGGTGGTGCCCGACATCCTCGCCAACGCCGGCGGCGTGATCGTGTCGTACTTTGAGTGGGTCCAGGCCAACCAGGCGTACTGGTGGTCGGAGGACGAGGTGGAGGCGCGCCTGGCCGACCGCATGACCTCCGCGTGGCAGCAGGTCCTCGCCCAGTCGCAGCGCCACGGCGTGGACCTGCGCTCCGCCGCCACCAGCCTCGCCGTCCAGCGCGTCGCCGAGGCGCACGTCCTGAGAGGGCTCTACCCATGA
- a CDS encoding ABC transporter permease: MRIGRTAQAALATVSTLTLLVIYLPLLVVFINSFSTSLSLSWPPPGLTTQWWERAANSEGARAAVATSVGIALLATAMALVLGTLVAIALQRFDFFGRQTVNLLVILPIALPGIVTGIALNNFFRTILGVPLSIWTLVVAHATFCIVTVFNNAVARLRRTGTRLEEASSDLGAGIWTTFRLVTFPQLRSALLAGGLLAFALSFDEIIVTTFTAGSGVTTLPIFILNNMFRPNQAPVVAVIAVVMVIVSVIPIYLAQRLSSADVDHR, encoded by the coding sequence ATGCGCATCGGACGAACGGCACAGGCAGCCCTGGCGACGGTCAGCACTCTGACCCTGTTGGTCATCTACCTCCCACTCCTCGTGGTCTTCATCAACTCCTTCTCCACCTCGCTGTCCCTGTCCTGGCCCCCACCCGGGCTGACGACGCAGTGGTGGGAGCGCGCAGCCAACAGCGAAGGCGCGCGCGCGGCAGTGGCGACCAGCGTGGGGATCGCCCTGCTGGCCACCGCGATGGCCCTGGTGCTGGGCACATTGGTGGCCATCGCGCTGCAGCGCTTCGACTTCTTCGGGCGGCAGACAGTCAACCTGCTGGTCATCCTCCCCATCGCCTTGCCCGGCATCGTCACGGGCATCGCGTTGAACAACTTCTTCCGAACCATCCTCGGCGTCCCGCTCTCCATCTGGACGCTCGTGGTCGCCCACGCAACCTTCTGCATCGTCACGGTCTTCAACAACGCAGTGGCCCGGCTCCGCCGCACGGGAACGCGTCTTGAGGAGGCCTCCTCGGACCTGGGCGCTGGGATCTGGACGACCTTCCGGCTGGTCACCTTTCCCCAGCTGCGCTCGGCCCTGCTGGCCGGCGGCCTGCTCGCCTTCGCCCTGAGCTTCGACGAGATCATCGTGACGACGTTCACTGCCGGGTCAGGGGTGACCACCCTCCCGATCTTCATCCTGAACAACATGTTCCGCCCCAACCAGGCACCGGTGGTCGCTGTCATCGCCGTGGTGATGGTCATCGTGTCGGTCATCCCCATCTACCTGGCGCAGCGCCTGTCCTCCGCTGACGTCGACCACCGCTGA
- a CDS encoding ABC transporter permease gives MNALLSPGLGRRTSSFLATHSRARLALVLIAPLTWLVVVYVVALALLLVTALWRVDGYTGQISPSWTLDNIRTVVTGSLYQTVTLRTVGVAVVVTVVDVLIALPIAFYMAKVASPRARRLLVIATLMPLWASYLVKAYAWRSLLSEQGLLNWVLAPTGLQGPGYGLTAAIITLSYLWLPYVILPIYAGLEKVPDSLIEASSDLGASTWRTLGSVVLPLTTPAIIAGTIFSFSLSLGDYITVTIVGGTSQVLGNLVYTNVGAANNLPLAAAIALVPIVIIFGYLALVRRTGALDNL, from the coding sequence ATGAACGCGCTGCTCTCGCCCGGTCTGGGCCGACGAACCTCCTCCTTCCTCGCCACCCACTCCAGAGCCCGCCTCGCCCTGGTGCTCATCGCTCCACTGACCTGGCTCGTGGTCGTCTACGTCGTCGCGCTGGCCCTGCTGCTGGTGACCGCCCTGTGGAGGGTTGACGGATACACCGGACAGATCAGCCCCTCGTGGACTCTCGACAACATCCGGACCGTGGTGACGGGATCGCTCTACCAGACGGTCACCCTTCGGACCGTCGGTGTCGCCGTTGTGGTCACCGTGGTCGACGTCCTCATCGCTCTGCCCATCGCCTTCTACATGGCCAAGGTCGCCTCACCACGAGCCCGCCGCCTGCTGGTCATCGCGACCCTCATGCCTCTGTGGGCCAGCTACCTCGTCAAGGCCTACGCCTGGCGGTCTCTGCTGTCCGAGCAGGGACTCCTCAACTGGGTGCTGGCACCGACGGGCCTGCAGGGCCCCGGGTACGGCCTGACCGCAGCAATCATCACACTCAGCTACCTCTGGCTGCCCTACGTCATCCTGCCGATCTACGCTGGCCTGGAGAAGGTCCCGGACAGCCTCATCGAGGCCTCCTCCGACCTCGGGGCCTCGACGTGGCGCACCTTGGGCAGCGTCGTCCTGCCCCTGACCACGCCGGCCATCATCGCGGGAACGATCTTCAGCTTCTCGCTGTCGCTGGGCGACTACATCACGGTCACCATCGTGGGCGGCACCAGTCAGGTGCTCGGGAACCTCGTTTACACCAACGTCGGTGCGGCCAACAACCTCCCGCTCGCCGCAGCGATCGCTCTGGTGCCGATCGTGATCATCTTCGGTTACCTCGCCCTGGTGCGCCGCACAGGCGCGCTGGACAACCTCTGA